The following are encoded in a window of Ignavibacteriales bacterium genomic DNA:
- the yajC gene encoding preprotein translocase subunit YajC gives MEILLAMAPSPDGSGGGGSMVSTLIMFGAIFAIFYFMIIRPQQKRAKERAKLLSAIEKGDKVITSGGMHGTIAGIEDKIVLLDVGNNVKMKFDRSAIATVLKENSDNK, from the coding sequence ATGGAAATTCTTTTAGCAATGGCACCTTCACCGGATGGATCAGGCGGCGGAGGAAGTATGGTCAGCACTTTGATCATGTTCGGTGCAATCTTTGCAATCTTTTATTTCATGATTATTCGTCCCCAGCAAAAGAGAGCAAAAGAAAGAGCAAAACTTTTATCAGCAATTGAAAAAGGCGATAAGGTTATAACAAGCGGCGGTATGCACGGTACAATTGCCGGCATTGAAGATAAAATTGTTTTACTTGATGTTGGAAATAATGTTAAAATGAAATTCGACCGCTCTGCAATTGCTACAGTATTAAAAGAGAACTCAGACAATAAATAA